From the Planktothricoides raciborskii GIHE-MW2 genome, the window GATCGCCTAGCTATCAACCAGTCCGTAAGAACTTGCCAGCCTAAAGCAGGGGTAAAATTATGCCCTGCTTTGCTATAATGCATCGAATAGTAAATTGTGAATTAATTCGCTCTGGACATCCAGCCATTTATCGTAAATCGACTATCCGCAAAAGCTTTAGACTGACAGTTAACGGGCAACACTTCGTGCTCGTAACCACTAAAGAAAAACACAATACTATTGTTGCGGGGTTCAATGGTGGTAAATCCTTCCCCTCGCGTCCAATAATGGTTTTCAATTTTATTATTGTACATTCTTAATTCTCCCCCAGTAAATGATTTTGGTTCTCGATAAAAGTAATAGACATAGGTAAGCTGTCGAGTCGCCGTCGGCGGGGAACTATTGTCATCATGGATTTTATAAAATTCCCCATCATTACTGGCGGTTAATTGGCTATCGATTCGGGCAATATTAAAAGGAGATAAGCCTAACTTTGGCAAAACTTCTGGCAGCAATGCATGAATTCGATTCAGCAGTGGTTGCAGGACATTTGCATCGGGAGAATAAACTACTTTAGACTTGCGATAATCACTCAGATTATTGGTAGTGGTACTGCCGACAAATTGGGATTCAGTTGATATGGCATAAGTCAAAAGTTGCTGATGTTCTTCCCCAGACAAAAAGTTATCAAACTGGAGATATTGGGCGCCTAATGCATAAGTTGAGGGGATTTCCACGTTGTGAAAATGTTTTAAAATTAAACCCGTGCTATCTAATTGCATCGGCGGAGAAGTGGCGATACTAACAATAGATTCACTGGGAATATACATGGCCGATCTCCCTTCATCTAGGGGAATTTTAAAGATGCGATTGGCGGGTTGATTTTGCGATCGCTTAATTAACGCATCAAATAGTTCACTCAACAGGGGATCGTTCGCGGAGTTGAGTGCCAAAGCACATTGATGCCCTCCAGCAAGACTCAACATTACATGAACTTTATCGATATCATTCGGTAAATTCGCTAAATTTGGCTCAGTCATAAGCTCAGTCATAAAGTTAGATATCTGAAAATTTAAATTAATACTTTACCATCAGAGTAAAGCATAAAAAGAGGATATTTGGCAACGGACACTCTAGATTATACCGGCATTAGTTCTTCCATAATCATTTGAATTTGCGCTGCATACATACCGTGAAGCTCTACTTCAGCTTCTCCCTGTGCTTGTAGTTTCTCCAAGTCTGGCACTAAAGCTTCAGCCACCTGTGCAATCTCAGGATTTTGCTTAAAGTGTTGCAACTCACGGAGAATTGATAGCAAATCGTTTAATTCCGCTTGGGTCAAAAAATAAGGCTGGCTCTCCGGTTGGGGAATAATTTTGTCTAAGCTTTTTTGTTCTTCGGCAGTCAAAGAATTCAAGATAGCTTCAATTTGCAGCGCTTGGGCGGTTTTGATTAATATTTCTGGTTTTTCTTGCCCGGTGAGAGGTTGGAGTTGTTGAATCATAAATTGAATCAATTGACTTTGTTGAGGTCTTAAATTTAGGGCAATAATTCCTTCTAAAATTAACAAGATTTGTTTAATTTCTTGGTTCGTCAAAACAGCCACATCGATTTTTGGTTCACCGATCGCCAGATCGATCTGCTCCATTTCCGCCGCGGTCAGTGATTCTAAAAGCGTTCTTAACTCCTCATGGGTTTTGGCGGCAACTTGGACGGGGAATTTTTTAGACCCGATTAACCGAGTCAGTTGTTGAATCACCGTGTTAATCAGTTCACTTTTTTGGGGTCTTAAACTTAACTTTTGAATCTGTTCGATTACTAACAATACTTGGTGAATATCTTCTAAACTGTAAGCTTGATTGGGGTTGGGTTGGAATGCCATATAGAAAAAGTTTCCGATGATGATTATTTAAGCCATTATAAGCAATTTTCAGCCATGTTTTGACAAAACCAGGTTAAATTTACCCAAAATATTAAATAATTTTGTTGGTGAATAACCCGATAAATTACTCGGATTGTACGGCTTAATATTTCGCCATGACCGACTATTTTGACTGGAATAAGTTCCCAGTTATCTGCCGAACAATCTTATTCATTGTAATTCATTGTAATTCATGGTAATTCATTGTACAGGGTTACTCACCGATAAACAACTAGGGCCTGGGGGTAAAAATCAGAGACACGGGATTCGCAAGTGAGTTTTTTGACTAGGGATTCTCTGTCTTCAGCTATCCACGATTACTGGTCAGAGATGAGTGACTTACCGGAAAATCAGCCGCAAACTAGCCGCAACCGACTGACTACTGATAGCTTTCTGCGGATGATTGTATTATGATTTGTGAGGTCAGGAATTTTTTGGCATCAGATTGACCCAGGGTCTGAAGGTTTCCCGTTGTGCGATCGCCACAAGCAAGCATTGAAATCCTAGGTATCATTGCCCATTCCTGAATTATCAATTTCAAAAAAATCATCCAGATATGACGACGAAACCGAATCCTTATGAAACCCTGGGGGTCAGTCGCAGCGCTACCCAACAAGAAATCAAAGCATCTTATCGCCAACTGGTGAAAAGATTTCACCCGGATAGTCACTGTGATACGGCGAATCACGAGGATATTATTAGAATTAATGCCGCTTATGAAATCTTAAAAGATCGACAACGCCGACAAGACTACGATCAAGAAATTCATGGTTCAAAATACCGGGAAAATTCTCGGCAAGAGCGCACAGTTTATGCTCAAAATCAGTATCGGCAGCAAAAGCAAAACGAACGAGATACTGATGCACATTTTCATCACTGGATTAAACAAGTTTATACCCCGGTTAATCAAATTATCCAGCAAATTTTATCAGCTTTGGATGATGAAATTGACCAGCTATCGGCGGATCCTTTTGATGATGAACTGATGGCAGACTTTCAAGCCTATTTAAATAGTTGTCGGCGGTTATTTAACCAGGCGCAAAAACATTTTCGCGCTATGCCCAACCCGAAAAATGTCGCGGCGATCGCCGCTAACCTTTACTATGCCCTAAATCAAGTCGGTGATGGCATTGAAGAGTTAGAATTTTTCACCCTTAACTATGATGAACACTACTTACATACTGGTCACGAGTTGATGAGAATTGCCGCTGATTTAAGCGACGACGCCCAAGAAGCAATTCGCCAACTCTTTCGCTAACTTTTTGGATTAGCAAAATCTAGCAAAATGTAGCAAAATGTAGGGTGTGTTAGGCTGGCAAGTATTTTAAGACATAAACAATTAACTCCTATCCCAGCCTAGACGCACCACATTAGGGTGTGTTCGCGGAAGTTTAAGCAAAATGTAGGGTGTGTTAGGCTGGCAAGTATTTTAAGACATAAACAATTAACTCCTATCCCAGCCTAGACGCACCACATTAGGGTGTGTTAGCAAAATGTAGCAAAATGTAGGGTGTGTTAGGCTGGCAAGTATTTTAAGATATAAACAATTAACTTCTATTCCAGCCTAGACGCACCACAGCTTCGCCCGTATGAAATGAGGATAATTTATGGGGATAAGTTATTGAATGATTATCCCGAAAACACCGAGGTAATCATTCAATATTCAAGCGGAAAGATTAAGCAACTTGAGCAATAATAGTTCGATGGCGGGGACTATTAATGGTAATCCGAGGGGCTTGGAAACCAGCGTCAATAATTGCCTGGGAAATATCCAAGGTAAAATACTCATCCATATAAGGTTCCGTACTTTTGAGTAAGGTGAAAATATATGGCGGCATTTGGGCAAAAGCTGCGGATTTGGGATTCATATCCATAATCGCCAAATGTCCACCGGGACGCAATAACCGTCGGGCTTCTTGGAAAATTTGCCGACTAGGTTCTTGGGGCAGTTCATGGAACATTAAACAAGCCGAAACTAAATCACAAGAATTTTCTGGTAAACCTGTGGATTCTGCCGCTGCATGAACCCATTTAATCGGAATATTTCGCTGTTGTGAACGATATTGCGCTACCGCAAGAAAATATTGGGATAAATCCACACCAGTGAGAGATGCTTCGGGATAAAGTTCTTGTAAGGCAAAGGCGCTCATACCCACGGAACACCCCAAATCAACAATATCGCGGGGGGCTTGGGGTAATTGGGATTTGAGAATATCGTGGTAACTTTGGCGCAGTTTGGCATCACCGTTAATCCCCGCTTCTGGCCAAATTTTCGCATGAACTGCGATCGCGGCTACTTCCACCTCACTGGCAGCTTCCCAGCTTAAATTGCCGGTTTCATAAGCATGAAACGAACAAACATAATAGTCGGGATAGACTAATTGGGGATTTTGTACTTGGGCCAATTCCGCGTCCCAGTTGCGGTTTCTCAGGGTTTCCGCTTCTTTACGCCAAGATACTCCCATTTTTTCGGCGCGATCGATCATCATTTGACGGGCTTGATGTTTGGCATAGTTCGCCAATGGTTTAATCGCGAGTAAGCCATTGACCAAGCGAGAAGCGAGTCCAGGATTTTGTGATACAGCAGTAGTCATATTTAGTATCGATCGGTGTTAGGTGATTAAGCTGTTTTTGATTGAAGTCAGTAGATAGTTTATCAGCTTATCTGCCCAGAGAGTTTTCACCACAGAGACACAGAGATCGCCGAGAAAATCCTCGTGTTCTTTGTGTCCTGGTGGTTTTAGCCGATGCTCCCAGTCACAGAAAATCACTTCTCCGTGAGCAAATGACAAAGGACAAATGACCAAAGACAATTGCTCTCAATTAATTTTCGCCTTTCTCCAAAAATGTTTAATCTTAAATTAATCTATAATTTTTTTCAAAAAATCCCAAAATATTTTAAACTATTTAACTAACTTCAAACTCTGACTCAATTCAACACAACTATGGCTAAAAACATCATCCAACAATCAGGTTTACCCAAATATATCCATCTCTGGCAAAGCACAATGAATTGGCAGCCTGATGAAGGTCATATATTAGAATTCCAAAGCTTTTATGACTTTATCCTGGAAGCCAACCAGCAGATGAATTTAACTAGAATTGTCGAACCTAAAGAGTTTTGGGAAAAACATTTGTGGGATTCTTTACGGGGAATCTCGCCCTTTTTACAAGGGGATTCCATCGCCACAGAAAATGAAATGCCGGTACAATTAATTGACATTGGTACAGGGGCAGGTTTTCCCGGTTTACCGATCGCGATCGCCCGTCCCGATTGGCAAGTCACCTTATTTGATTCCACCAATAAAAAAATTATTTTTATTAATAGTGTCATTCACCGATTAGGCATGGAAAATGCCAAAGCAATCACCGCTAGGGCTGAAGAACTGGGGCAAGAAGCGGAACACCGCTCACAATATCATGTCGCCGTCACCCGCGCCGTTGCTGAAGCCTCAGTTTGTGCCGAATATGCCCTACCACTATTAAAAATTGGCGGACTAGGAATTCTTTATCGAGGCAACTGGACTGATGCCGAAACAGACAGCCTAGAAATTGCTGTGAAAAAATTAGGTGGGGCAATTGATTTTATTGAAAAATTTGAAACCCCCTTTAGTAAAGCGATCCGTCATTGCATTTACTTACGGAAAATTGCCCCAACCCCAGAGGAATATCCCCGGACGGTGGGGCTTCCTTCTCATAAACCCCTGTAGGGAGCCGCCATCGTGCAGGGGGGCTTTCGGGGCAGAGGAGCCCGCCGTCGGCAGAGGGGCAGAGGGGAGAGTGAATAGTGAAAGGGAGGAAAGAGGATGCATAGGAAAGAGGATGCATAGGAAAGAGGAAGCATAGGAAAGATATTCTCTCCTCTCTTTTCTCTCCTCTCTTTTCTCTCTTGGCCATTCGCCCCTACGACTTTTCACTCTCCCCCGCTCCCCCGCTCCCCCGCTCCCCCACTCCCCCGCCTCCCGGCTTAACTCTGGGATAAACGTTTCACTTCTTCTCCCCCCAGTAATTCATGGGTTTCTAGCAGAAGTGCGGGAATTTTATCCCGGTGAGGACTGTTGGCTAAACATTGACTTAAATCTAATTTTTTGACTTTTTTGGCATTGGCACCGGGAAACCAATGGCCGCCATTTCCGAGCAGGTTATAACGCATTTGGCCATAAGAAATCATGTCATAAGCTAAGGCCAAATTTCTCAGCCATAAAATCACCGGAATATTAATATTTCCCGGAGTTTCTTCCGGTTTGGGCAGGCCAATTTCCCAGGTATTTAACCAGTCTTCTCCTAAACAGGCGATCGCCTCTTGTTTCAATCGTTCTAAAATTGGCGGTAAAACTTCCTGGGCTTTGTCTAACCAGGGCAAAGTTTTCAAATGTTCATCAAAATCCGTCGGTTTTGTCGGCCCAATACTCAGGGTATGCACTTGAGGGTGACTGAGACAAAAGAGATTATTAAACACAATGGGACTCAAAGGAGCGCATAAGTCCACTAATTTTTGGGGTGGTTCATAGAGTTTTCCTCCTTTATCGGAAGGACTGATAATAAATACTCCCATATCGTGTTTAGTTGCCGCCTCGATCGCTGGCCAATTCCCCTGATTAATATAATACCAATGGAGATTAACATAATCAAAACAGCCGGTTTCAATAGTTTTGACAATTACATCCGTAGGGCCATGAGTTGAAAACCCAATAAACCTAACTTTTCCCTGGGATTGCAACTTTCTGGCCACCTCTAAACATCCCCCAGGACGCATCACCTGGCCTAACAATTCATGGGTATTAATTCCATGTAGTCCTAACAAATCCACATAATCAAGTTTCAGGTTTTTTAAAGAAGTCTCAAACTTTTTGCTAAATTCTTTGGGATCTTCCAAAGAAGTCACTTTGGTTTGGACAATCATTCTATCGCGAGTAAATTTGGGTAAAATTTGCCCCAGTTGAATTTCTGAAGTGCCATAAGCCCTCGCCGTTTCAATATGATTAATTCCCACTTCTAGAGATCGTTGAATTGTCGCTTCCACAATCTCCTGATTTTTTGCCGGAATCATCAATTTTGGTACATCTTGCCAAGAATGTTGGTAGCGCATCCCTCCACAGGAAAACACTGGCATTTGCAACTCTGTGCGGCCAAACCGTCGGTATTCCATGATTATTTCTGGATCAAACAAAATAAGCAACCAGGAAAATTATAGAACATTTTCAGGTAATTTGGTTATTTTTTTAGATTATTGATGGCTGATTAATTATTTGTTTCAACTAAACTAAGATTATTTAATTAATATTTTTGTTTAAATTAAAAAATGTCAATTTTTTAATTTTTAAATTTTTAGATGATTATTTAAGATAATTTAAATATTATTTAATCAATAAATTTTTATGTTCATAAAAACTAGGCAATTTAGCCTAGTAATCTGAAATAAACATGATTCACTATGAAATCGAAGTTCAATCAACTCCAATCAACTCATTTAGCCTTGAAAGCGTTCTACTAACAAAGTAATGCCTTGGCTGCCAACCACTGAAACAGCTTCATTGGGCAATAAAACGAATTCGCTTTTGGCACAATACAATTGAGCAGGCCAAGAACTGCCTTGGCAGGCAACTCGTCCCGGTTGATTGTCGGATATTTCTTGTTCTACCCAACCAACCACAGGTTCGGCAAATAGTTGCACTTTGTCAGGGCGAAATAAGTGACTCATTACTTTTTCCTCTAATTGACGACTTACAATTTTTGAGATACCCATCCAGATGACTAAATTTGGTGATTTTTTGTTACCTAAATTAGTTATCTAAAAAATATTAATCAGCATATTCACTAAGTCATCCGGATAAATTAAATGGTCAGATTGTAAATTTTTGTGAAAAGACCAGGGGGTAATCACAGTTTTTCTGGCAGTTTTTCTGGGTTAGCAGGAAATTCACCGGCAGTGATTGTGGGTGTATCTTTATAGTACGGTCTTTACAGTACGGCAATTTTCTGCCATCGGCCTTGGACAAATATCCACAGCAAGATCGCAGACCGAACGATCCAGTCACAGGTGGAACCCATCCAAACACCGATTAAGCCGAGGTGAAAGATAAAGACAAATAAATAGGTGGCGATCATGCGGACTAAAAACCAACCGGCTAAGGAGATATAGAAGGCTGTGCGAGTATCTCCGGCACCCCGGAGGACTTGTTCGAGGACGATGCTAGTGGCCATGAATGGTTGCGCGATCGCCACTATGACTAAACAAGGCACCCCAGCAGCAACAATTTCTGGATCTTGGGAAAATACCTCTAAAATTCCCTGGGGAACGAGTAAAAACATGATGCTGCCAACACTGAGGACAGCGATCGCCAACCCCAGGGACACTTGTCCACCAATTGCGGCACTTTTGAGAGATTTCGCCCCTAATTGCTGAGAAACGATCGCCGCTGTAGCAATGCCAAACCCTTCGGCAATCTGATATTGAATTAACTCGATACTTTCGGTGACTTCATAAGTCGCCATCGCTAAATCACCCAGGGTGGCCAAAATCGCGGTAAAACCCAAATAACCCAAGCTGCGAAATAGTCTTTCACTAAAAATTGGGGCGGACAAATCCAAAACCCGACCGAGGGCAGCGAGTTCCCCACCCCGACGACGGGGAGAAATAGTCTGAAGGTGACGATAGAGAATTCTCCCCAAGACGATCGCATTAACCCCCATTGCCACTACGGTGCCGATCGCCGCACCCCGCACTCCCAACTCTGGCAAGCCAAAATGCCCGAAAATCAGGCCATAGTTGATGGCGAAGTTCACCCCATTAGCGATCGCCGCCACAAAAAAAGGGGTTTTGGTATTCCCCGAACCTTGGAGTAACGCCGCAGCCATCATCGAACTCAACTGCAACGGCATCCCCGAAAGGACAATTCTGAGATATTCGTGGGCGGCAGTTTGCACTTCCACGCTGCCGAAGGGAAACCATCCGAGTATATCGTCGAGGGCAAACCAACTGAAGATAGCGATCGCCATGCCCAGAATTAAGGAAAATAGCCAACAAACCCGCACCACCGCAGCAGCTAAAGCGGGCTTATTCGCCCCCACTGCCCGTCCCATCAAAGCGATCGCCCCCACGGACGCCCCGGAAAACGTGGTAGAAATACACCAATCCAGGGAACTACTGACTCGCATTGATGCCAATGCCGTAGTCGAATAATGGCCTAGCATAATGCGATCGAGCAAAAACACTAAGCTTTGCAACAGCAATTGGGCGATCGCGGGCATCGCCAACCGCAACACCTCCTCACCCATACTTCTCGTCAACGGGGGTTTCGCGTAATAAAACTGACTCACCTCACACTCCCAGAAAACTCTCTCAAAAAAATCTGTTGCCTTTTCAATAGACGCGATACACCCCTAAATCGCCTCAAACCTAAATCGCCGCAACCCTAAATTAATAAATAACTATTTAGTGATATCTAATTCGGGATACGAGACAAATACCTAATCCCTTGCCTAATCCCTTCTCTGTTATAGCCAAACATCTGCACTAAAATTTAGACAGCCAGCCTGAAGACAAATCATCATAAGGATCGGCCAAAATTATGACAGCAATTTTAGCGACCCAAACCAGTAACAAACCAACCACCGAATCAAACCCGGAAATCCCGGAAATCCCGGAAATCCCGGAAATCCCGGAAATAATTTATCCTAGTTCAGATGGTAAACCCGTGGCAGAAACTTACGACCATTTATATGCAATTCTGATCACCTTAGAAGTATTAAGACAATACCTCACAGGTCAACAAGCCACCGTATTAGGCAACCAATTTCTTTACTACTCCCAAGGATTTCCCAAACTACGCATCGCCCCAGATGTGATGGTAATTTTTAACGTACAACCCGGAGGCAGAGATAACTATAAAATCTGGGAAGAAGGACAAGTTCCGGCAGTAATTTTTGAAATTACTTCTCCGGGGACAAAAGATCAGGATCTAATTTCCAAAAAAGACTTGTATGCCCAATTAGAGGTGAAAGAATATTGGTTATTTGACCCCAAAGGACAATGGATTACCGAAAAATTACAGGGCTATCGGCTTCGGGGAGAAACTTATGAACTCATTACCGATAATCTGAGTGAACCATTACAACTACGGTTAGCGGTAGAAGATAAATTGATTGGTTTCTATCGCCTTGATACCGGAGAAAAATTGTTAATTCCCTCGGAATTAGCCACTGCTTTGGAAGAGGAAACCCTTGCCCGTCAGTCGGCAGAAGCCCAAGCGGAAAACGAACGCCAACGGGCGGAAACCGAGCGCCAACGGGCGGAAAACGAACGCCAACGAGCGGAAACCGAGCGCCAACGGGCGGAAAACGAACGCCAACGGGCGGCAACTGAACGCCAACAACGAGAAGAAATTGAAGCCCAATTAGCTCGCTATCGGCAACAATTTGGCGAATTACCTGAGTAAAAAAATCTGGTGGGCTAAAAGCCCACCTCCTCAGAGCGTATTTAGCGCATTCATCATAATTTATTTGGTCTGAAGGTGATGAAATTTAACCCACCCAAAACCCAATCACAAGTAATACCAATTTACCCTGATCTGGCTATAAGATATGACAGCAATTTTAGCGACCCAAACCAGTAACAAACCAACCACCGAA encodes:
- a CDS encoding J domain-containing protein, translating into MTTKPNPYETLGVSRSATQQEIKASYRQLVKRFHPDSHCDTANHEDIIRINAAYEILKDRQRRQDYDQEIHGSKYRENSRQERTVYAQNQYRQQKQNERDTDAHFHHWIKQVYTPVNQIIQQILSALDDEIDQLSADPFDDELMADFQAYLNSCRRLFNQAQKHFRAMPNPKNVAAIAANLYYALNQVGDGIEELEFFTLNYDEHYLHTGHELMRIAADLSDDAQEAIRQLFR
- a CDS encoding 2OG-Fe(II) oxygenase, whose amino-acid sequence is MTEPNLANLPNDIDKVHVMLSLAGGHQCALALNSANDPLLSELFDALIKRSQNQPANRIFKIPLDEGRSAMYIPSESIVSIATSPPMQLDSTGLILKHFHNVEIPSTYALGAQYLQFDNFLSGEEHQQLLTYAISTESQFVGSTTTNNLSDYRKSKVVYSPDANVLQPLLNRIHALLPEVLPKLGLSPFNIARIDSQLTASNDGEFYKIHDDNSSPPTATRQLTYVYYFYREPKSFTGGELRMYNNKIENHYWTRGEGFTTIEPRNNSIVFFFSGYEHEVLPVNCQSKAFADSRFTINGWMSRAN
- a CDS encoding MATE family efflux transporter; amino-acid sequence: MSQFYYAKPPLTRSMGEEVLRLAMPAIAQLLLQSLVFLLDRIMLGHYSTTALASMRVSSSLDWCISTTFSGASVGAIALMGRAVGANKPALAAAVVRVCWLFSLILGMAIAIFSWFALDDILGWFPFGSVEVQTAAHEYLRIVLSGMPLQLSSMMAAALLQGSGNTKTPFFVAAIANGVNFAINYGLIFGHFGLPELGVRGAAIGTVVAMGVNAIVLGRILYRHLQTISPRRRGGELAALGRVLDLSAPIFSERLFRSLGYLGFTAILATLGDLAMATYEVTESIELIQYQIAEGFGIATAAIVSQQLGAKSLKSAAIGGQVSLGLAIAVLSVGSIMFLLVPQGILEVFSQDPEIVAAGVPCLVIVAIAQPFMATSIVLEQVLRGAGDTRTAFYISLAGWFLVRMIATYLFVFIFHLGLIGVWMGSTCDWIVRSAILLWIFVQGRWQKIAVL
- a CDS encoding NfeD family protein, with amino-acid sequence MSHLFRPDKVQLFAEPVVGWVEQEISDNQPGRVACQGSSWPAQLYCAKSEFVLLPNEAVSVVGSQGITLLVERFQG
- a CDS encoding aldo/keto reductase — encoded protein: MEYRRFGRTELQMPVFSCGGMRYQHSWQDVPKLMIPAKNQEIVEATIQRSLEVGINHIETARAYGTSEIQLGQILPKFTRDRMIVQTKVTSLEDPKEFSKKFETSLKNLKLDYVDLLGLHGINTHELLGQVMRPGGCLEVARKLQSQGKVRFIGFSTHGPTDVIVKTIETGCFDYVNLHWYYINQGNWPAIEAATKHDMGVFIISPSDKGGKLYEPPQKLVDLCAPLSPIVFNNLFCLSHPQVHTLSIGPTKPTDFDEHLKTLPWLDKAQEVLPPILERLKQEAIACLGEDWLNTWEIGLPKPEETPGNINIPVILWLRNLALAYDMISYGQMRYNLLGNGGHWFPGANAKKVKKLDLSQCLANSPHRDKIPALLLETHELLGGEEVKRLSQS
- a CDS encoding class I SAM-dependent methyltransferase is translated as MTTAVSQNPGLASRLVNGLLAIKPLANYAKHQARQMMIDRAEKMGVSWRKEAETLRNRNWDAELAQVQNPQLVYPDYYVCSFHAYETGNLSWEAASEVEVAAIAVHAKIWPEAGINGDAKLRQSYHDILKSQLPQAPRDIVDLGCSVGMSAFALQELYPEASLTGVDLSQYFLAVAQYRSQQRNIPIKWVHAAAESTGLPENSCDLVSACLMFHELPQEPSRQIFQEARRLLRPGGHLAIMDMNPKSAAFAQMPPYIFTLLKSTEPYMDEYFTLDISQAIIDAGFQAPRITINSPRHRTIIAQVA
- a CDS encoding Uma2 family endonuclease, which encodes MTAILATQTSNKPTTESNPEIPEIPEIPEIPEIIYPSSDGKPVAETYDHLYAILITLEVLRQYLTGQQATVLGNQFLYYSQGFPKLRIAPDVMVIFNVQPGGRDNYKIWEEGQVPAVIFEITSPGTKDQDLISKKDLYAQLEVKEYWLFDPKGQWITEKLQGYRLRGETYELITDNLSEPLQLRLAVEDKLIGFYRLDTGEKLLIPSELATALEEETLARQSAEAQAENERQRAETERQRAENERQRAETERQRAENERQRAATERQQREEIEAQLARYRQQFGELPE
- the rsmG gene encoding 16S rRNA (guanine(527)-N(7))-methyltransferase RsmG, translated to MNWQPDEGHILEFQSFYDFILEANQQMNLTRIVEPKEFWEKHLWDSLRGISPFLQGDSIATENEMPVQLIDIGTGAGFPGLPIAIARPDWQVTLFDSTNKKIIFINSVIHRLGMENAKAITARAEELGQEAEHRSQYHVAVTRAVAEASVCAEYALPLLKIGGLGILYRGNWTDAETDSLEIAVKKLGGAIDFIEKFETPFSKAIRHCIYLRKIAPTPEEYPRTVGLPSHKPL